One stretch of Arachis duranensis cultivar V14167 chromosome 1, aradu.V14167.gnm2.J7QH, whole genome shotgun sequence DNA includes these proteins:
- the LOC107470485 gene encoding ankyrin repeat protein SKIP35, giving the protein MRKESRMATSYCCNAKKIKSAEFIDCEPGSIEKSGLENKLCRQERIEIGRLFQGAVSSHDWELAESLILYTDPQTLNDALCITVDSIWFLRTEVELKGITEFIKKLVADGACDFTRAVQRTSFLAACVSACQSRTVCLADTISIMAQRLHERLQECNGDEILKVEASAKVQKFTEWALKCISAHSRLQDVDSVGHISAIEVQLQLSGFKMFLDLAGNRLTGKDFSEAFDAACFPLTLFSSSFDPSWALGISATVIQGLLGMLVDGGADNVNQCFLEASRFGSTELVRILLQIAQRNNLDVDVDLALGFASHYCKIGTMECLVEEGNAIAFLGPLMRAAERGCIQVVEWFVQRGSRDMELCLALTAATSSCQVDIAAYILPHVPRHVLSTLSIEIIKAAGERSGGSLDGVAFLLQSDFLGDPASTYAVADIIAKSEDEGVASELRTFLHEHWSEAAYLEGVRLGQEHYMNLLRIIKWGGCLKDLPIPLIIAIAYLPLYRECSKAGGCLFSQRLRGQLVEATRRLGNTDDRVFDDLTNSRELLLVLEHHLPDFLVSTRPLTS; this is encoded by the exons ATGAGGAAAGAATCAAGAATGGCAACCTCTTATTGTTGCAATGCCAAGAAGATCAAATCTGCTGAATTTATAGATTGTGAACCAGGAAGCATTgagaaaagtggtttggaaaaTAAATTATGTAGACAAGAAAGGATTGAAATCGGTCGGTTGTTTCAAGGTGCAGTGAGTTCCCATGATTGGGAGCTAGCAGAAAGTTTGATTTTGTATACCGATCCACAAACACTTAATGATGCCTTGTGTATCACAGTAGATTCCATATGGTTTTTGAGAACAGAGGTGGAACTTAAAGGGATAACTGAATTTATCAAGAAGTTAGTTGCCGACGGCGCTTGTGACTTCACAAGAGCTGTTCAAAGGACTTCATTTCTTGCTGCATGTGTCTCTGCTTGCCAGAGCAGGACAGTATGCCTTGCTGATACAATTAGTATAATGGCCCAAAG GTTGCATGAGCGTCTCCAAGAGTGCAATGGCGATGAAATCTTGAAGGTAGAAGCTAGTGCTAAGGTTCAAAAGTTTACTGAATGGGCTCTAAAATGTATAAGCGCCCATTCACGACTTCAGGATGTCGATAGTGTTGGACACATCTCGGCCATTGAGGTCCAGCTCCAGTTATCTGGCTTTAAGATGTTCCTTGATCTTGCTGGAAATCGCCTTACAGGGAAGGATTTCAGCGAGGCATTTGATGCGGCATGCTTTCCTCTTACTCTTTTCTCAAGCTCATTTGATCCAAGTTGGGCACTTGGCATATCAGCTACTGTGATCCAAGGATTACTGGGAATGTTAGTAGATGGTGGTGCTGACAATGTTAATCAGTGCTTCTTGGAGGCCTCGCGATTTGGTAGCACAGAACTCGTGAGAATATTATTGCAG ATTGCACAAAGGAATAACCTGGATGTTGATGTTGACTTGGCATTAGGCTTTGcttcccattactgcaaaataGGGACTATGGAGTGTTTGGTGGAAGAGGGGAATGCCATAGCATTTCTAGGCCCTTTGATGAGAGCTGCCGAAAGGGGCTGCATTCAAGTTGTTGAGTGGTTTGTACAAAGGGGTAGCCGAGACATGGAGCTATGCCTTGCCCTTACAGCAGCCACTTCTAGCTGTCAAGTTGACATAGCTGCATACATTCTTCCACACGTACCTCGGCACGTCCTTTCTACACTTAGTATCGAAATTATCAAGGCTGCCGGTGAGCGCAGCGGTGGATCTCTTGACGGCGTAGCATTTCTGCTGCAATCTGATTTCTTAGGTGATCCTGCATCTACTTATGCTGTTGCAGATATCATTGCTAAATCAGAGGATGAGGGTGTTGCTTCTGAACTAAGGACTTTTCTCCATGAGCATTGGTCAGAAGCAGCATACTTGGAAGGAGTAAGGCTAGGACAAGAGCATTACATGAACCTGTTAAGAATCATTAAATGGGGAGGGTGTTTAAAAGATCTTCCAATTCCATTGATAATTGCTATTGCTTATCTCCCTCTTTATAGAGAGTGTAGCAAAGCTGGTGGCTGTTTGTTTTCCCAAAGGCTTAGGGGACAATTGGTGGAGGCCACAAGAAGGCTTGGGAATACTGATGATAGGGTGTTTGATGATCTTACCAATTCTAGAGAACTTCTGCTTGTTCTAGAGCATCACCTTCCTGATTTTCTAGTTTCTACACGCCCATTGACTAGCTAG